CGCTGTGCGCGAGCGGCAGAACATCCTGATCGCCGGCGGCACCAGCACCGGCAAGACCACGCTGGCGAACGCGCTACTGGCCGAGATCGCCGCCACCGGCGATCGCGTGCTGGTGCTCGAAGACACCATCGAGCTGCAATGCGCGGCCCGCGACCATGTACCCCTGCGCACTCGCGCCGGCGTCGTGACCATGACCGAGTTGGTGCGCGCCACGATGCGCCTGCGCCCGGATCGCGTGATCGTCGGCGAAGTGCGCGGCGGCGAAGCCCTCGACCTCATCAAAGTGTGGGGCACGGGGCATCCGGGCGGCATCGCCACGATCCACGCCGGTTCCGCGCTGGGCGCGCTGCTGCGCCTCGAACAGTTGATTCTCGAAGTTGCGGTGAATCCGCCGCGGGCGCTGATCGCCGAGGCGGTCAACGTCGTCATCCACATCGCCGGCCGTGGCCGCAAGCGCCACGTCGAAAGCATTGCCCGCCTCAATGGCTTCGACGCTGCCGGCTATCGCCTGGCGGACGCGATGGAAACGCCGTTTCCCGCGCTGGCGCCGCCTTCTTTCCCGTCCCCTGACCACCCTGGAGAACTGCCATGACGCAGATGAACGCTGTTGCTTTCCGTTTTTCCGTAAATCCGGCCTCAATCCTTGCGCGCCTGCGGGGCCTGGCCGCGCCGGCACACCACGGCCTGCTGCTGGCCGCCGTCATGCTGATGACGGCCGGCACGGCGAAGGCCGCCGGTTCCTCGATGCCGTGGGAAGGCCCGCTGCAATCCATCCTCGATTCCATCCAGGGGCCGGTGGCGCGCATCGTCGCTGTCATCATCATCATCGCCACGGGCCTGGCACTCGCCTTCGGCGACACGTCGGGGGGCTTTCGCAAGCTCAT
This window of the Luteibacter aegosomatis genome carries:
- a CDS encoding TrbC/VirB2 family protein, whose translation is MTQMNAVAFRFSVNPASILARLRGLAAPAHHGLLLAAVMLMTAGTAKAAGSSMPWEGPLQSILDSIQGPVARIVAVIIIIATGLALAFGDTSGGFRKLIQIVFGLSIAFAASSFFLSFFSFSGGAVV
- the trbB gene encoding P-type conjugative transfer ATPase TrbB, which encodes MLRTAMGPVIAAALEDPDVVEVMLNPDRTLWVDRLSSGRAPLGVELSEADGERIIRLVAAHVGAEVHRGQPLLTAELPETGERFEGILPPAAPGPAFALRKRAVSIIGLDRYVADGILTAGQAEFLRRAVRERQNILIAGGTSTGKTTLANALLAEIAATGDRVLVLEDTIELQCAARDHVPLRTRAGVVTMTELVRATMRLRPDRVIVGEVRGGEALDLIKVWGTGHPGGIATIHAGSALGALLRLEQLILEVAVNPPRALIAEAVNVVIHIAGRGRKRHVESIARLNGFDAAGYRLADAMETPFPALAPPSFPSPDHPGELP